One Acidobacteriota bacterium genomic window carries:
- a CDS encoding sugar ABC transporter permease, producing the protein MGVALLSKRFAKFQGNGLPYLLIAPATAVLLALSIYPLIFAIKTGFTNQSGNWTIDNFTRLFTDQFFFAALLHTIIYAIIALTLEFLLGLGLALLLDRNLRGRGFFRAVMLIPMMLPPVVVGVVWRLMYNSDFGAINGTLKSLGINTDALVWTASPTFALLCVIVVDVWQWTPFVFLVLLAGLQAISQEPYEAARIDGSSAWQTFRYITLPLLKPAILIALLLRTMDLLRVFDQIFILTEGGPGFATETVSLYIYRAAFRFFDFGYAAAMSFVLLILTNIISVIYIRLLQRQESA; encoded by the coding sequence ATGGGCGTTGCCTTGTTATCGAAACGATTTGCCAAATTTCAAGGCAACGGGTTGCCTTACCTGTTAATTGCGCCAGCCACTGCGGTGTTGCTGGCGCTATCGATTTATCCGCTGATTTTCGCCATTAAAACCGGCTTCACCAATCAATCCGGCAACTGGACGATTGACAATTTCACGCGGTTGTTCACCGACCAGTTTTTTTTCGCGGCGCTGCTGCACACCATCATCTATGCCATTATTGCTTTGACGCTCGAATTTCTATTGGGCTTGGGGCTTGCCCTGCTACTTGATCGGAACTTGCGCGGGCGCGGCTTTTTTCGCGCCGTGATGCTCATTCCCATGATGTTGCCGCCGGTCGTGGTCGGCGTCGTCTGGCGATTGATGTACAACTCGGATTTCGGCGCGATCAACGGCACCTTGAAAAGTTTGGGCATCAATACGGATGCGCTGGTGTGGACAGCTTCACCGACATTCGCCTTGCTTTGTGTGATTGTCGTAGATGTGTGGCAATGGACGCCTTTTGTTTTTTTAGTTTTGCTTGCAGGATTGCAGGCAATTTCCCAGGAGCCATATGAAGCGGCGCGCATTGATGGCTCAAGCGCCTGGCAGACTTTTCGTTATATCACCTTGCCGCTTTTAAAACCTGCGATATTGATTGCGCTGCTACTCAGGACGATGGATTTATTGCGCGTTTTTGACCAGATTTTTATTTTGACCGAAGGCGGTCCGGGCTTTGCGACAGAGACCGTGAGTTTGTACATTTACCGCGCGGCATTTCGGTTTTTTGATTTCGGTTATGCGGCGGCGATGTCATTTGTGCTGTTGATTCTGACGAATATTATCAGTGTGATTTATATTCGTTTGTTGCAAAGACAAGAGAGCGCTTAG
- a CDS encoding carbohydrate ABC transporter permease → MNLFSNKRLSQGLKYGLLSLASLVALAPVYWMLTISLKTEADQFSSPPQWFAFTPTLAHYQDAFINRSFGHYLLTSAIVAGLSTILAMLIGTLAAYALARFEMRWQLNQHLSLWILSTRMFPPIVTLVPLFLMMNDLRLINTLTSLVTVYTAFNLPFVVWMMRGFFNEVPREMEEAALVDGDSRMGALWRVILPMVTPGLAATAVFCLIISWNEFLFALVLSQTEASMTLPIGIAGRVTQYETKWGVMSAAGVVAMIPILVFALSVQRYLVRGLSLGAVKG, encoded by the coding sequence ATGAACTTATTTTCAAACAAACGATTATCACAGGGATTGAAGTATGGGCTGCTCAGCCTGGCATCGCTGGTTGCGCTTGCGCCGGTTTACTGGATGCTGACGATTTCGCTCAAGACCGAAGCCGACCAGTTCTCAAGCCCGCCGCAATGGTTCGCGTTCACGCCGACCTTGGCGCATTACCAGGATGCGTTCATCAATCGCTCATTCGGTCATTATCTGCTGACGAGCGCCATCGTGGCGGGGCTTTCAACCATACTGGCAATGCTTATTGGCACGCTTGCGGCTTACGCTTTAGCGCGCTTCGAGATGCGCTGGCAACTCAACCAACATCTGTCGTTGTGGATTCTTTCGACGCGCATGTTTCCGCCGATTGTCACGCTGGTGCCGCTGTTTTTGATGATGAATGATTTGCGCCTCATCAACACGCTCACCTCACTGGTGACGGTTTACACCGCGTTTAACCTGCCCTTCGTGGTCTGGATGATGCGCGGGTTTTTCAATGAAGTGCCGCGCGAAATGGAAGAAGCGGCGCTCGTGGATGGCGATTCGCGAATGGGGGCGCTGTGGCGCGTGATTTTGCCGATGGTGACACCGGGGCTTGCCGCCACAGCGGTCTTTTGCTTAATCATCTCGTGGAATGAATTTTTATTCGCCTTGGTGTTATCGCAAACCGAAGCCTCGATGACCTTGCCCATCGGCATCGCAGGGCGCGTCACCCAATATGAAACCAAATGGGGCGTGATGAGCGCGGCAGGCGTGGTGGCGATGATTCCGATTCTGGTATTTGCGCTCTCGGTTCAACGTTATCTGGTGCGTGGGTTGTCGCTCGGCGCTGTGAAAGGGTAA